In Strigops habroptila isolate Jane chromosome 4, bStrHab1.2.pri, whole genome shotgun sequence, a single genomic region encodes these proteins:
- the TMEM80 gene encoding transmembrane protein 80, producing MVPEVSRVFRGLVRGLAMVPDERGPRFLPAGQSQSRRQPSPAESVGARPEAIPDRSGGEPERARTGPSPRAVRPRGSKNPELVPVFSDLARRRVRRTRGKPSCAESSPIAPEFPFAGPNGDARTGSARIRPNATEPGRALRSHPKAGGAGVGQPAPPKRTDERSRRGACRDAGGLGGGAARQNGRCEARSASVMSSVPLQLLFYVNGIYFIFYFLATLAMVLYKSQVFSYPDDFLTLDLTLLFIMAIVEVLRLYLGSRGNLTEEEGPLGLSLVMTVGSVFLAVYFLVWQTYILKADVILNAVLLLSYGMESILKVSAIAAFIR from the exons ATGGTGCCCGAAGTGTCCCGAGTCTTTCGAGGCCTCGTCCGAGGGCTAGCGATGGTTCCCGACGAGCGGGGCCCGCGTTTCCTGCCGGCTGGCCAATCCCAAAGCAGGAGGCAGCCGAGCCCGGCCGAGTCCGTAGGCGCGCGGCCCGAAGCGATACCTGACAGATCGGGTGGGGAACCCGAGCGCGCCCGAACAGGGCCGAGTCCCCGAGCGGTCCGGCCCAGAGGGTCGAAGAATCCCGAGCTCGTTCCGGTCTTTTCCGATCTTGCCCGAAGGCGGGTGAGGCGGACGCGAGGAAAGCCGAGCTGTGCCGAGTCCTCTCCGATCGCGCCCGAATTCCCCTTCGCCGGCCCGAACGGAGACGCCCGAACGGGCAGTGCCCGAATCCGCCCGAACGCGACCGAACCGGGCCGAGCGCTCCGATCGCACCCGAAGGCAGGAGGGGCGGGGGTAGGGCAGCCAGCTCCGCCCAAGCGCACAGACGAACGGTCGCGGCGCGGAGCCTGCCGGGACGCTGGAGGACTGGGAGGGGGGGCGGCGCGCCAAAATGGCCGCTGTGAGGCGAG ATCTGCATCAGTT ATGTCATCTGTTCCTCTACAGCTTCTGTTTTATGTAAATGgcatttatttcatcttttacTTCTTGGCAACTCTCGCAATGGTGCTTTATAAAA GTCAAGTTTTCAGCTATCCAGATGATTTTTTGACTCTTGATCTTACCCTGCTTTTCATTATGGCCATTGTGGAAGTGCTGCGGTTGTACCTGG GTTCAAGGGGGAACCTGACAGAAGAAGAGGGTCCATTGGGGCTCAGCCTTGTGATGACAGTGGGAAGTGTGTTTCTGGCTGTGTATTTCCTGGTGTGGCAAACCTACATACTGAAAGCAGACGTCATCCTCAACGCTGTCCTGCTCCTCTCCTACGGGATGGAGTCAATTCTCAAGGTCTCGGCCATCGCTGCTTTTATCAGATAA